AGCCGGCGACGGTCTCACAACGAACCCCGAAGTCAACGTTTGAAAATTCGTATTGATAAACTCCCCGCTTTGCACGAGTCCCGTTGGCGCAGCAAATGCTTTCCCGAATCGCAATCGACTATCCGTATACGTTGAGGAAACTCCGATATGTGGAAGAAAGAAATACGATGCCTCTACGCTGGCCATGTTTGAAAAAGAATTCGCACGTCTGGCCTGAAGCCCCTGCACAAACGTGTCGGAGATTTGATTGCCGCTTGTTGGGGCGGCAAATGCTGGTGGCTGTGGTGTGTAAAATATGCCGTTAGAGATATGCAACCCCAACCCAGGCAACAGTGCATTCATTGCATTATCTAAGTTGAGATCGACCATCCCATTCGCACCCACATAATTCAGCCCAGGGTTCTTGGCATAGACTTCACCCGTCGCTCCTCCTCTGACCCTCACCTCCACCCATGGGTTTTGATGAGCTACCGTTAGCTGAGGCGAAACCGTCGTCACGTAGTCTTCAAGACTCTGTCCTTTCACGAAAAAGACATTGCTATCGTACCGCTCGGCCAATCGAAGCGACGGAATAATTGTCGTCGCCGATTCACCCGTCGTTCTTCCCTCAGGCTCCGCGATCGCGCGCGTCTCTGCAGCCGGTACGGGAGAGTGTTGTGCATACCCCAGAGAGAAACCCACCAGCACCATTCCACAGGCAGTAGCCAGAG
Above is a window of Candidatus Nitrospira nitrosa DNA encoding:
- a CDS encoding outer membrane beta-barrel protein, which gives rise to MGWTRDALKSCFTLATACGMVLVGFSLGYAQHSPVPAAETRAIAEPEGRTTGESATTIIPSLRLAERYDSNVFFVKGQSLEDYVTTVSPQLTVAHQNPWVEVRVRGGATGEVYAKNPGLNYVGANGMVDLNLDNAMNALLPGLGLHISNGIFYTPQPPAFAAPTSGNQISDTFVQGLQARRANSFSNMASVEASYFFLPHIGVSSTYTDSRLRFGKAFAAPTGLVQSGEFINTNFQTLTSGFVVRPSPADTISLSHQYRRATFSDPDRPDRGFSTQGAIASWSKSITPELKVIGHGGFSMLSQRNGIYPVGGASLEWQGVYTTVRVSYSRAISPSFLFVSGALVSEVVTGAVTRQMAEPFTLSLSANYAINRSIPDSSAVRFESYSVTPSVTYKIGPSLTASLSYTHSEFQRAFSGQAIEFNRNMVMLNLLAEWR